TGACTAGTgcctgtgtgtctttgtgtgtctgtgttggtgactgtgtgtgaatgtgtgcagTGTCTCTGACTCAGTCTGCCTCCATGTCTCATGTAGAGAGAGCTGGGAGAACATGGACCAAGAAGCCTTTCAGGTAGGAccccatctctttgtctctctctctctgttagctcCATATTTCAGTTGTATCTCAGTACAAAGTGTTGGGGTCAATTCTATTTCAATGAAGTaaacgctctctctcttcccgtctctctccGTCCAGTCGTCCCCTGTCCTCGGCCGTGTCCTTTAGCATTCCCTTTGGCCTGGACAGCGACGTGGACGTCGTGATGGGCGGAGCCATCACCCGCTCGGTCAGCTCTGATAACGTGGCCCCCGGCCAGACCATAACCCGCGTGCCCTACACCCCCCCAGAGGACCTTAGTCACCTGCTCAGCAAGCCCCCCGCCCCCCCCGGCTCCCACAGAGGTTCCTGGGCCACCCAGAGCTCCTCCGTGGTGCCCATGCTGCTGAAGGAGAATggcctgggagagggagagggagagggagaaggagagggagagggggatggggttggggatggggAGCTGCCCACCATCGAGGAGGCCCTGCAGATCATACACAACGAGGACAAGATGGAGCCCCGGCTCCACCCTGACGGGGCGGCCGATGGATTCTTCCTGCACTCTCCAGACGACCCGGCCAGCACCAGACGCAACGGCCGCGCCGCTCACTCCTCCCACCCGCCTAACCCCATACCCCTCAGCTGCTCTGCCCCGTCCCGATCTGGGATGATGTACCACCCCCACCTCCCCATGGGGGGCAAGATGCAGGCACCCAGGGAGCAGgcctcctccacccccttctcccgTACCCGACACACCTCGGAGGGCTCGCGGGATGACGACTCGGTGCTGAGGGACGGGAGCGTGGACTCTGACGCCTCTGAGGACCTCCTGCTCCTCCCCAATGCCCAGTCCACCCCTGCCACGCCTGCTGTCCACACCAGAAGCTGTGGAGGGGGAACGGACGCGCCGGACAGTGGCGTGAGGATGACCAGCTTCGCTGAGCGCAAGAAGAAACCGTCGACAGTGGGTGTATCACCTAATAGCGGCGGCGCCAGCAGCAGCGAACCGGTCGCCCCGGCAACGACAGCTCCGATGACCAGCTGGGTGGTCCAGCCCCAGAAGTCGACAGAGGAGAGCCCCAGTAAGAGTCCTGGGTTAACCACCGAGATGTCCGAGCTGGGAGCCCGGTTGGACGAGAAGAGGAAGGCCATCGAGGCCCAGAAGAAACGGATTGAGGCCATCTTCGCCAAGCACCGCCAGAGACTGGGCAAGAGCGCCTTCCTGCAGCTGAAGAAAGAgcagggagtgggggagagagaagaggaagaggaggggggccAGGTTAGCACCTCCTCCACAGAGGAGGACCTCAGGGGGCTGACGCTAGAGGAAAGGCTGGCTCGCATGGAGGACGAGGAGCAGCAGGAGGTGCAGCAGCAGGAGAAACGGCGCCTCTCACTGGAGCAGGAGGGGAATATAAAACCTTCATCACACCTGGACAACAAGCAGGCCTCCTTACCCAGAAGGGAGAAGGGTGCAGGGGCAGCAGGGCCAGGAGGAGAGCAGGTCGGAGTGGTAGCGCGTCAGCCAGCGCCCTTGGGGGACTACAACAATGCTGTCTCAAAGCTGAACGCGGCGCTAAGCTCCCTGCAGAGCGACATGCAGCGCCTCTCCGAACAACAGAACCAACTCATCAGGAAGAAGCCTGCCGCTCCCGCCGGCAACAAGTCCTGGGTGATCCCGCCCAGTCTCAAATCCTCGGCCCCTCCCCCGACTCGCATGTCCCGCGCGTCCACCCCCCCGCGACCTCGCCTCCGCCTCATCTTCCCCCTCGTCGTCCCGCCGCAACGCAGCCAGTCCCGCCAGAACATCCAAGTCACCCCAGGTCCAGCGCCGGGCTCAGTCGGTGCCTCCCAAGAGCCCCAAGCACCAGGCCACCCACTACCACCACGCCCGCCCCCAGGACCTCAAAGTACCGGGCATGTCGCGCATCCTCACCCCCCCACAGAATGTGGACACTATCCCCCACCTGCGCCGCGCCTCCCCCTGGCAGTGCCGGGACCAGAACTCCTCCACCTTCAACATCAGCTCTGCCCCCAGCCCTGCCTCAACCCCAATCCCCTCCCCCgccccaacccccacccccccGGGCCCTGTCGCTGGCCCTGGATGACAACATGTCGGACGCCGGCTCCAACGAGGACCAGAGCATCTTCAGCATGGACCTGGATACCGCCACATCTCAGGCCTCGGGGAGAAAGGAGCAAGGGGGTGGTGGGAGCTCGGGGGCGCCCTCCGAGTGCTCGTTTGAGAGTGACGTTCCAGCTGCGGGGGTGTTTAATGGCAAGCGCAGCAGCCTGATCGAGATTTCTCTATCGGCCTTGTGCGGGGACGAGGATGACCTGAGTGTCATGGACGACTCCATGAGCGACGTGACCGAACCCGAGATGAAGGGAGGGGTCGGCTTCTTCTTTAAGGTTAGccggactctgtgtgtgtgtttgtctgtgtctgtttcccCGTGTATGTGTTGTAAGCCTAACTAATCCTATACCGGTGTGTGTCCACCATCAGGATGACAAGGTGCGGCCGGAGGACGAGATGGCCCAGAGGAAAGCAGCCCTGATGGAGAAACAGCGGAAGAGGGCGGAGGAGATGAAGAGACGCAGACTGGAGCAGGAGGAGAAGCGAGAGAAGGAGCATGCGATGTGCGTTGCGTTTTCAAGCCACTTACAATACTGCACTGTCCAACAGTCGACTCTCTAAATCCACTAGATGGCGCTGCTTGTTTTTTTTGCCCGGGTTACTGCccagcactttgtgacaaatgTATAAATAATGTGATTTTTATTTGAATAAGTCAttgatttgattggttgattggttctcctcccctctctctctatacctctagccGACCTGAGTGGTTTAACATCGAGGGCTGGGGAGACAAGTGTGGTGGCAGTGGTGAGGACCGGCCCCGGACCCCCGGTACTCCCCCATCGGAGAGCACGACCCAGCGGAGAGACACCTTCACCAGGCAGGAGTACGAGCGGAGGCAGCAGCTGAAGATCATGGAGGATCTAGACAAGGTGTTGCGGCAGAAGCCCACCACGGTGCGCGGCGTGAAGAAGCAGAGACCCAAGACCATGTTCCGGGACGACTCGGTGCTTTCCCGCAGCCCCGCCAAGGGGTTCATGGGTAAATATAAACTCCCATCTCTCCCATTGCTGAGTCAGTCTGGGGGCGTTCCTCCTTGTTGTTGTTTGCAGTCGTGCTGCGCATCTCAGAAGACTGCGATGTCACATTTTTAATGGGGTTTTTCTCTGttggtctcactctctctctcactcacactagGCTCCAAACTCAACAAGGTCTATTCCCACTCTACCATGAACCTGTCCTCGATGGCTAACGACACTGGCAACAGCGGGACACTGACCGTCAGGAAATCTCCCAGGTAACCAACTGTCAACAAGCTGTATTTTACCGTACTGGTAGCTATGGTAACTGTCAACAAGCTGTATTTTACCGTACTGGTAGCTATGGTAACTGTAACCAGCTGTATTTCCACCGCACATGTAGCTATGGTTAACCATAACTAGTTGTTACCCCCCCACAGGGAGCTGTAGCTGCCTGACGATCTCCTCCTCCCGTCCTCATTATTGGCCCATTTTTAACCCAAATGTGTAATTCAATGCATGTCTGTTTATGTACCGGTAAGTAGATTGTTTCGTTATGCTTCACAACAAAtgtcctctcctccctacagCCGATCTCACTCCCCCTCAAGGCTGATGTCACCGGGACGAATAGCCAATCAGAACGGCGAGAAGGACTGGGAGAATGCCTCCACAGCCTCGTCTCCCGCCTCCATCCCAGAGTACACCGGTACGTTTACCTTTAACCTTACGTTACAGCTCACTGTTAACCATCACTCGGGGTCCATGACTGTGACATAATCTCTAGTTCCCTCTTCCAATATTCCTGTTCCAATAATATCCACACTAGCATTCATCAATAATATTacttaacccagaactaaagtctTGTGTAATTGGCCAGATCTTCGATTAAGTTCTAGGTCCATACGGTAACCGGAACGATGAGCTCTCTCTTTGCAAGTTACAGACCGAGTGTCCCCACACCGTCCGAATTCTGAAAGATGCTAAGACCTGCAAAATCGAGATTTGTCCAAAGTAGCAGAACTAACGCTGCTCGTTATCTCACTCATCCCTTTGTATCATGACAGATCGACACTACCATTTATGTTTACGAGAGAGAACTTTATCATGAGTGGAATGCTAGTATGGATATGGGAACAGAGCCTATACTGAGAATATGATGTCATcataagtacagttgaagtcagaagtttacatacacttaggttggagtcattaaaacttgtttttcaaccactccaccaatttcttgtttacaaactataggtttggcaagttggttaggacatctactttgtgcatgacacaagtcatttgtccaacaattgcttacagacagattatttcacttataattcactgtatcacaattccagtgggtcagaagtttgcatacactaagttgactgtgcctttaaacagcttggaaaattccagaaaatcatgtcatggctttagaagcttctgatgggctaattgacataattggagtcaattggaggtgtacctgtggatgtatttcaaggcctaccttcaaactcagtgcctctttgcttgacatcatgggaaaataaaaacaatcagccaagacctcagaaattgtagacctccacaagtctggttcatccttgggagcaatttccaaatgcctgaaggtaccacgttcatatgtacaaacaatagtgcgcaagaataaacaccatgggatcacgcagccgtcatgccgctcaggaagaagaatcattctgtctcctagagatgaacgtactttggtgcgaaaagtgcaaatcaatcccagaacaacagcaaaggaccttgtgaagatgctggaggaaatgggtacaaaagtatctatatccacagtaaaacgagtccatatcaacataacctgaaaggctgctcagcgaagaagaagtcactgctccaaaaccggcatacaaaagccagactatggtttgcaactgcacatgggaacaaagatagtactttttagagaaatgtcctgtggtctgatgaaacaaaaatagaactgtttggccataatgaccattgttatgtttagagGGAAAAGGTGGAGGCTTACAAGctggagaacaccatcccaacagtgaagcacggggttggcagcatcatgttgtggggttgcattgctgaaggagggactggtgcacttcacaaaatagatggcttcatgagaaattaaaattatgtggatatacagaagcagcatctcaagacatcagcttggtcacaaatgggttttccaaatgaacaatgaccccaagcatacttccaaagttctggcaaaatggcttcaggacaacaaagtcaaggtattggagtggccatcacgaagcccctgacc
The sequence above is a segment of the Oncorhynchus gorbuscha isolate QuinsamMale2020 ecotype Even-year linkage group LG16, OgorEven_v1.0, whole genome shotgun sequence genome. Coding sequences within it:
- the camsap3 gene encoding LOW QUALITY PROTEIN: calmodulin-regulated spectrin-associated protein 3 (The sequence of the model RefSeq protein was modified relative to this genomic sequence to represent the inferred CDS: deleted 2 bases in 1 codon); translated protein: MVDSNAMRKTFVVPDIKPLDLYDCTRAKICASVGWVLAKSYANAEHVPVELREPFYCDQYEQEHLKPPVTRLLLSSELYCRTYGLLQADQVGSGAPKDNATLLQLLANRGVTPKDQDVPVTDADLRHKPIKMSAHLAVMDALMSVGAMETVSAVRMSSAATGEELLGGVGGASWENTLLHWVNGLNQRLREQTEGAQGDPSQDSTEPQPVQPSCPTRWYWKLVPIRYRKDKMLSKQKPTFPVVTEVKDLSNGCAIAAVVHYYCPGLLQLEDVCMKESMAVEDSLYNLQLIREFCDSCLKSCCPLVLEDLLYSPQELQINMMSFLAELLGWFEVRRPEFVQPLNTTDASAPLKPTSLSNNSGSPSIFKKPFLPISSPVSPGPAPVSLTQSASMSHVERAGRTWTKKPFSRPLSSAVSFSIPFGLDSDVDVVMGGAITRSVSSDNVAPGQTITRVPYTPPEDLSHLLSKPPAPPGSHRGSWATQSSSVVPMLLKENGLGEGEGEGEGEGEGDGVGDGELPTIEEALQIIHNEDKMEPRLHPDGAADGFFLHSPDDPASTRRNGRAAHSSHPPNPIPLSCSAPSRSGMMYHPHLPMGGKMQAPREQASSTPFSRTRHTSEGSRDDDSVLRDGSVDSDASEDLLLLPNAQSTPATPAVHTRSCGGGTDAPDSGVRMTSFAERKKKPSTVGVSPNSGGASSSEPVAPATTAPMTSWVVQPQKSTEESPSKSPGLTTEMSELGARLDEKRKAIEAQKKRIEAIFAKHRQRLGKSAFLQLKKEQGVGEREEEEEGGQVSTSSTEEDLRGLTLEERLARMEDEEQQEVQQQEKRRLSLEQEGNIKPSSHLDNKQASLPRREKGAGAAGPGGEQVGVVARQPAPLGDYNNAVSKLNAALSSLQSDMQRLSEQQNQLIRKKPAAPAGNKSWVIPPSLKSSAPPPTRMSRASTPPRPRLRLIFPLVVPPQRSQSRQNIQVTPGPAPGSVGASQEPQAPGHPLPPRPPPGPQSTGHVAHPHPPTECGHYPPPAPRLPLAVPGPELLHLQHQLCPQPCLNPNPLPRPNPHPPGPCRWPWMTTCRTPAPTRTRASSAWTWIPPHLRPRGERSKGVVGARGRPPSARLRVTFQAGVFNGKRSSLIEISLSALCGDEDDLSVMDDSMSDVTEPEMKGGVGFFFKDDKVRPEDEMAQRKAALMEKQRKRAEEMKRRRLEQEEKREKEHAIRPEWFNIEGWGDKCGGSGEDRPRTPGTPPSESTTQRRDTFTRQEYERRQQLKIMEDLDKVLRQKPTTVRGVKKQRPKTMFRDDSVLSRSPAKGFMGSKLNKVYSHSTMNLSSMANDTGNSGTLTVRKSPSRSHSPSRLMSPGRIANQNGEKDWENASTASSPASIPEYTGPKLYKEPSFKSNKFIIHNAISRCCLAGKVNEPQKNKIVEEMEKCQANHFLILFRDSSCQFRAVYTMNPETEEMVRLTGIGPRVISPAMVESIYKYSSDRKQFTTIPSKTMSMSVDAFTIPGHLWQSKRPGTPQEAGHPQIITRTSH